The Bombus fervidus isolate BK054 chromosome 6, iyBomFerv1, whole genome shotgun sequence genome contains a region encoding:
- the Gcs2alpha gene encoding glucosidase 2 subunit alpha isoform X1 produces MFFPLLFRNKTLGLIFLLVCSFLLIDAVNRDVFKTCEQSSFCRRCRKVEPGKTPYQLLTNTLTQNESSISIELFNKDTRVLYILQLTALKDNTFRLHINEKNPLHDRYEPEYALQDQPQVSTLNLIEKTTDHIIITSGENKVILYTSPFRVDLYSQNILVVSANARGLMRFEHHRIKPKKPEQEENAENAENAEINGNSDAPGDGADDDPGAWEESFKTHHDSKPFGPEAIALDFSFPGAEYAYGVPEHADSFALKSTKQSDPYRLYNLDVFEYEVNERMSIYGAIPVLYAHGKERTTGIFWHNAAETWVDILSSTDNNVVESIVNFVSRSAKKSQVDAHFMSEAGVIDVFFMLGPKPLDVFKQYTTLTGTAPLPQMFTLGYHQSRWNYNDQDDVIQVAENFDTHDLPLDVMWLDIEYTDSKKYFTWDGRKFPNPIEMVHNLTAKGRKLVVIIDPHIKRDPGYFLHNDATKMGYYIKTRDGKDYEGWCWPGSSSYLDFFDPAVREYYISQYSLDKFHGTTNDVYIWNDMNEPSVFNGPEVTMPKDVIHYGGWEHRSVHNINGLLLSMATYEALFRRSEGTLRPFTLVRSFFAGSQRYTAMWTGDNTGDWDHLRVSYPMCLSLAVSGMSFCGADVAGFFKNPDSELFIRWNQAGAWLPFYRQHSHIETKRREPWLFNEETLQIVKEAFRMRYSYLPLWYTLFREHEVNGTPVVRPLWAHYPSETETYAIDDEILIGDSILVRPVFQPSVTDVNVYFPGEGTVIWYDVDTMQPYYRPGLVNIPVTLHKIPVFQRGGSIVPRKMRIRRSTVAMKNDPYTLIVTTDSAGKANGTLYIDDEASFEYRHGKYLYLRLSFERNKLTSTFIDKSSSYQTESWLERVDIANPPKGVKSAILNSRSMAKVNLETKYNPNNNVLTVRKPGVNMGEEWSIELIH; encoded by the exons TCAACTTTTAACAAATACTTTAACTCAAAATGAATCCAGTATAAGTATAGAGTTGTTTAATAAGGATACAAGAGTTCTTTATATATTGCAATTAACTGCATTAAAGGATAATACATTTAGACTCCATATCAATGAAAAAAATCCATTACACGACAGATATGAGCCTGAATATGCTCTTCAGGATCAACCACAAGTATctacattaaatttaattgaaaaaactacagatcatataattataacaagTGGAGAAAAcaaagttatattatatactagtCCATTTAGAGTGGATTTATACTCTCAGAATATATTGGTTGTGTCTGCAAATGCAAGAGGTCTTATGAGATTTGAACATCATCGTATAAAACCTAA GAAACCggaacaagaagaaaatgCTGAAAATGCTGAAAATGCTGAAATAAATGGCAATAGTGATGCTCCAGGTGATGGTGCAGATGATGATCCAGGCGCTTGGGAGGAAAGTTTTAAAACTCATCATGACTCAAAACCTTTTGGCCCAGAAGCAATTGCTTTGGATTTCAGCTTTCCTGGTGCTGAATATGCATATGGTGTACCAGAACATGCAGATTCCTTTGCTCTAAAATCTACAAAACAATCTGATCCTTACAGATTATACAATTTAGATGTATTTGAATATGAAGTCAATGAAAGAATGTCAATTTATGGAGCAATACCTGTTCTCTATGCTCATGGTAAAGAAAGAACAACTGGCATCTTTTGGCATAATGCTGCAGAAACGTGGGTCGATATTTTATCAAGTACAGACAATAATGTTGTAGAAAGTATTGTAAACTTTGTATCTCGATCTGCTAAAAAATCACAAGTGGATGCTCATTTCATGTCAGAAGCTGGTGTAATAGATGTATTCTTTATGTTAGGTCCTAAACCTCTGGATGTATTTAAACAGTACACAACTTTAACAGGTACAGCACCATTACCTCAAATGTTTACTTTAGGCTATCATCAAAGTCGTTGGAATTACAACGATCAAGATGATGTTATACAAGTAGCAGAAAATTTTGATACACATGATTTACCTTTGGATGTTATGTGGCTCGATATCGAGTACACCgacagtaaaaaatattttacttggGACGGACGAAAATTTCCAAATCCTATTGAAATGGTGCATAATTTAACTGCAAAAGGTAGAAAATTGGTTGTAATTATTGATCCGCATATTAAACGTGATCCTGGTTACTTTTTGCATAATGATGCCACAAAAATGGGTTATTACATTAAAACAAGAGATGGAAAAGACTACGAGGGTTGGTGTTGGCCAGGATCATCTTCGTATTTGGACTTTTTCGATCCGGCGGTACGAGAATATTATATCAGTCAATATAGTTTAGATAAATTCCATGGTACCACTAATGATGTGTACATCTGGAATGATATGAACGAACCAAGCGTATTTAATGGTCCCGAAGTAACTATGCCTAAAGATGTAATCCATTATGGTGGTTGGGAGCATAGAAGTGTTCACAATATTAATGGACTTCTTTTGTCTATGGCTACGTATGAAGCTTTATTTAGAAGATCAGAAGGCACACTACGGCCATTTACACTTGTGAGATCTTTCTTCGCTggttcacaacgttatacagctATGTGGACTGGCGATAATACAGGCGATTGGGATCACCTACGTGTAAGTTATCCAATGTGCCTCTCTTTAGCCGTTTCTGGAATGTCATTCTGTGGAGCAGATGTTGCTGGTTTCTTCAAAAATCCAGACTCTGAACTGTTCATTAGATGGAATCAAGCTGGTGCCTGGCTTCCTTTTTATCGTCAGCATTCTCATATTGAAACTAAACGGCGCGAACCTTGGTTATTTAACGAAGAAACTCTTCAAATTGTCAAAGAGGCTTTTAGAATGAGATATTCATATCTACCATTATGGTATACACTTTTCCGAGAACATGAAGTAAATGGCACTCCGGTAGTGCGACCTTTATGGGCTCATTATCCAAGTGAAACTGAGACATATGCTATCgatgatgaaatattaatcgGTGACTCTATACTTGTACGCCCGGTCTTTCAACCATCAGTTACAGATGTCAACGTATATTTCCCTGGAGAAGGCACAGTAATTTGGTATGACGTTGATACCATGCAACCATATTATCGGCCAGGTTTAGTTAATATTCCGGTGACTCTTCATAAAATTCCGGTATTCCAAAGAGGCGGCTCTATCGTTCCACGTAAAATGAGAATACGTCGTAGTACAGTCGCAATGAAAAATGATCCCTATACTTTGATAGTTACAACAGATTCTGCGGGTAAAGCTAATGGCACATTGTACATCGATGACGAAGCTAGCTTTGAATATCGTCATggaaaatacttatatttaaGACTCAgttttgaaagaaataaattaacgtCTACATTTATCGACAAATCATCTTCATATCAGACAGAAAGCTGGTTGGAAAGGGTAGATATTGCAAATCCACCTAAAGGTGTTAAATCTGCTATATTAAATTCACGCA GTATGGCAAAGGTTAATTTGGAGACTAAATACAATCCAAACAATAATGTATTAACCGTGCGTAAGCCAGGTGTAAATATGGGAGAAGAATGGTCTATCGAACTGATCCATTAG
- the Gcs2alpha gene encoding glucosidase 2 subunit alpha isoform X2, giving the protein MFFPLLFRNKTLGLIFLLVCSFLLIDAVNRDVFKTCEQSSFCRRCRKVEPGKTPYQLLTNTLTQNESSISIELFNKDTRVLYILQLTALKDNTFRLHINEKNPLHDRYEPEYALQDQPQVSTLNLIEKTTDHIIITSGENKVILYTSPFRVDLYSQNILVVSANARGLMRFEHHRIKPEQEENAENAENAEINGNSDAPGDGADDDPGAWEESFKTHHDSKPFGPEAIALDFSFPGAEYAYGVPEHADSFALKSTKQSDPYRLYNLDVFEYEVNERMSIYGAIPVLYAHGKERTTGIFWHNAAETWVDILSSTDNNVVESIVNFVSRSAKKSQVDAHFMSEAGVIDVFFMLGPKPLDVFKQYTTLTGTAPLPQMFTLGYHQSRWNYNDQDDVIQVAENFDTHDLPLDVMWLDIEYTDSKKYFTWDGRKFPNPIEMVHNLTAKGRKLVVIIDPHIKRDPGYFLHNDATKMGYYIKTRDGKDYEGWCWPGSSSYLDFFDPAVREYYISQYSLDKFHGTTNDVYIWNDMNEPSVFNGPEVTMPKDVIHYGGWEHRSVHNINGLLLSMATYEALFRRSEGTLRPFTLVRSFFAGSQRYTAMWTGDNTGDWDHLRVSYPMCLSLAVSGMSFCGADVAGFFKNPDSELFIRWNQAGAWLPFYRQHSHIETKRREPWLFNEETLQIVKEAFRMRYSYLPLWYTLFREHEVNGTPVVRPLWAHYPSETETYAIDDEILIGDSILVRPVFQPSVTDVNVYFPGEGTVIWYDVDTMQPYYRPGLVNIPVTLHKIPVFQRGGSIVPRKMRIRRSTVAMKNDPYTLIVTTDSAGKANGTLYIDDEASFEYRHGKYLYLRLSFERNKLTSTFIDKSSSYQTESWLERVDIANPPKGVKSAILNSRSMAKVNLETKYNPNNNVLTVRKPGVNMGEEWSIELIH; this is encoded by the exons TCAACTTTTAACAAATACTTTAACTCAAAATGAATCCAGTATAAGTATAGAGTTGTTTAATAAGGATACAAGAGTTCTTTATATATTGCAATTAACTGCATTAAAGGATAATACATTTAGACTCCATATCAATGAAAAAAATCCATTACACGACAGATATGAGCCTGAATATGCTCTTCAGGATCAACCACAAGTATctacattaaatttaattgaaaaaactacagatcatataattataacaagTGGAGAAAAcaaagttatattatatactagtCCATTTAGAGTGGATTTATACTCTCAGAATATATTGGTTGTGTCTGCAAATGCAAGAGGTCTTATGAGATTTGAACATCATCGTATAAAAC CggaacaagaagaaaatgCTGAAAATGCTGAAAATGCTGAAATAAATGGCAATAGTGATGCTCCAGGTGATGGTGCAGATGATGATCCAGGCGCTTGGGAGGAAAGTTTTAAAACTCATCATGACTCAAAACCTTTTGGCCCAGAAGCAATTGCTTTGGATTTCAGCTTTCCTGGTGCTGAATATGCATATGGTGTACCAGAACATGCAGATTCCTTTGCTCTAAAATCTACAAAACAATCTGATCCTTACAGATTATACAATTTAGATGTATTTGAATATGAAGTCAATGAAAGAATGTCAATTTATGGAGCAATACCTGTTCTCTATGCTCATGGTAAAGAAAGAACAACTGGCATCTTTTGGCATAATGCTGCAGAAACGTGGGTCGATATTTTATCAAGTACAGACAATAATGTTGTAGAAAGTATTGTAAACTTTGTATCTCGATCTGCTAAAAAATCACAAGTGGATGCTCATTTCATGTCAGAAGCTGGTGTAATAGATGTATTCTTTATGTTAGGTCCTAAACCTCTGGATGTATTTAAACAGTACACAACTTTAACAGGTACAGCACCATTACCTCAAATGTTTACTTTAGGCTATCATCAAAGTCGTTGGAATTACAACGATCAAGATGATGTTATACAAGTAGCAGAAAATTTTGATACACATGATTTACCTTTGGATGTTATGTGGCTCGATATCGAGTACACCgacagtaaaaaatattttacttggGACGGACGAAAATTTCCAAATCCTATTGAAATGGTGCATAATTTAACTGCAAAAGGTAGAAAATTGGTTGTAATTATTGATCCGCATATTAAACGTGATCCTGGTTACTTTTTGCATAATGATGCCACAAAAATGGGTTATTACATTAAAACAAGAGATGGAAAAGACTACGAGGGTTGGTGTTGGCCAGGATCATCTTCGTATTTGGACTTTTTCGATCCGGCGGTACGAGAATATTATATCAGTCAATATAGTTTAGATAAATTCCATGGTACCACTAATGATGTGTACATCTGGAATGATATGAACGAACCAAGCGTATTTAATGGTCCCGAAGTAACTATGCCTAAAGATGTAATCCATTATGGTGGTTGGGAGCATAGAAGTGTTCACAATATTAATGGACTTCTTTTGTCTATGGCTACGTATGAAGCTTTATTTAGAAGATCAGAAGGCACACTACGGCCATTTACACTTGTGAGATCTTTCTTCGCTggttcacaacgttatacagctATGTGGACTGGCGATAATACAGGCGATTGGGATCACCTACGTGTAAGTTATCCAATGTGCCTCTCTTTAGCCGTTTCTGGAATGTCATTCTGTGGAGCAGATGTTGCTGGTTTCTTCAAAAATCCAGACTCTGAACTGTTCATTAGATGGAATCAAGCTGGTGCCTGGCTTCCTTTTTATCGTCAGCATTCTCATATTGAAACTAAACGGCGCGAACCTTGGTTATTTAACGAAGAAACTCTTCAAATTGTCAAAGAGGCTTTTAGAATGAGATATTCATATCTACCATTATGGTATACACTTTTCCGAGAACATGAAGTAAATGGCACTCCGGTAGTGCGACCTTTATGGGCTCATTATCCAAGTGAAACTGAGACATATGCTATCgatgatgaaatattaatcgGTGACTCTATACTTGTACGCCCGGTCTTTCAACCATCAGTTACAGATGTCAACGTATATTTCCCTGGAGAAGGCACAGTAATTTGGTATGACGTTGATACCATGCAACCATATTATCGGCCAGGTTTAGTTAATATTCCGGTGACTCTTCATAAAATTCCGGTATTCCAAAGAGGCGGCTCTATCGTTCCACGTAAAATGAGAATACGTCGTAGTACAGTCGCAATGAAAAATGATCCCTATACTTTGATAGTTACAACAGATTCTGCGGGTAAAGCTAATGGCACATTGTACATCGATGACGAAGCTAGCTTTGAATATCGTCATggaaaatacttatatttaaGACTCAgttttgaaagaaataaattaacgtCTACATTTATCGACAAATCATCTTCATATCAGACAGAAAGCTGGTTGGAAAGGGTAGATATTGCAAATCCACCTAAAGGTGTTAAATCTGCTATATTAAATTCACGCA GTATGGCAAAGGTTAATTTGGAGACTAAATACAATCCAAACAATAATGTATTAACCGTGCGTAAGCCAGGTGTAAATATGGGAGAAGAATGGTCTATCGAACTGATCCATTAG
- the Gcs2alpha gene encoding glucosidase 2 subunit alpha isoform X3 — MASYVRLGLIFLLVCSFLLIDAVNRDVFKTCEQSSFCRRCRKVEPGKTPYQLLTNTLTQNESSISIELFNKDTRVLYILQLTALKDNTFRLHINEKNPLHDRYEPEYALQDQPQVSTLNLIEKTTDHIIITSGENKVILYTSPFRVDLYSQNILVVSANARGLMRFEHHRIKPKKPEQEENAENAENAEINGNSDAPGDGADDDPGAWEESFKTHHDSKPFGPEAIALDFSFPGAEYAYGVPEHADSFALKSTKQSDPYRLYNLDVFEYEVNERMSIYGAIPVLYAHGKERTTGIFWHNAAETWVDILSSTDNNVVESIVNFVSRSAKKSQVDAHFMSEAGVIDVFFMLGPKPLDVFKQYTTLTGTAPLPQMFTLGYHQSRWNYNDQDDVIQVAENFDTHDLPLDVMWLDIEYTDSKKYFTWDGRKFPNPIEMVHNLTAKGRKLVVIIDPHIKRDPGYFLHNDATKMGYYIKTRDGKDYEGWCWPGSSSYLDFFDPAVREYYISQYSLDKFHGTTNDVYIWNDMNEPSVFNGPEVTMPKDVIHYGGWEHRSVHNINGLLLSMATYEALFRRSEGTLRPFTLVRSFFAGSQRYTAMWTGDNTGDWDHLRVSYPMCLSLAVSGMSFCGADVAGFFKNPDSELFIRWNQAGAWLPFYRQHSHIETKRREPWLFNEETLQIVKEAFRMRYSYLPLWYTLFREHEVNGTPVVRPLWAHYPSETETYAIDDEILIGDSILVRPVFQPSVTDVNVYFPGEGTVIWYDVDTMQPYYRPGLVNIPVTLHKIPVFQRGGSIVPRKMRIRRSTVAMKNDPYTLIVTTDSAGKANGTLYIDDEASFEYRHGKYLYLRLSFERNKLTSTFIDKSSSYQTESWLERVDIANPPKGVKSAILNSRSMAKVNLETKYNPNNNVLTVRKPGVNMGEEWSIELIH; from the exons TCAACTTTTAACAAATACTTTAACTCAAAATGAATCCAGTATAAGTATAGAGTTGTTTAATAAGGATACAAGAGTTCTTTATATATTGCAATTAACTGCATTAAAGGATAATACATTTAGACTCCATATCAATGAAAAAAATCCATTACACGACAGATATGAGCCTGAATATGCTCTTCAGGATCAACCACAAGTATctacattaaatttaattgaaaaaactacagatcatataattataacaagTGGAGAAAAcaaagttatattatatactagtCCATTTAGAGTGGATTTATACTCTCAGAATATATTGGTTGTGTCTGCAAATGCAAGAGGTCTTATGAGATTTGAACATCATCGTATAAAACCTAA GAAACCggaacaagaagaaaatgCTGAAAATGCTGAAAATGCTGAAATAAATGGCAATAGTGATGCTCCAGGTGATGGTGCAGATGATGATCCAGGCGCTTGGGAGGAAAGTTTTAAAACTCATCATGACTCAAAACCTTTTGGCCCAGAAGCAATTGCTTTGGATTTCAGCTTTCCTGGTGCTGAATATGCATATGGTGTACCAGAACATGCAGATTCCTTTGCTCTAAAATCTACAAAACAATCTGATCCTTACAGATTATACAATTTAGATGTATTTGAATATGAAGTCAATGAAAGAATGTCAATTTATGGAGCAATACCTGTTCTCTATGCTCATGGTAAAGAAAGAACAACTGGCATCTTTTGGCATAATGCTGCAGAAACGTGGGTCGATATTTTATCAAGTACAGACAATAATGTTGTAGAAAGTATTGTAAACTTTGTATCTCGATCTGCTAAAAAATCACAAGTGGATGCTCATTTCATGTCAGAAGCTGGTGTAATAGATGTATTCTTTATGTTAGGTCCTAAACCTCTGGATGTATTTAAACAGTACACAACTTTAACAGGTACAGCACCATTACCTCAAATGTTTACTTTAGGCTATCATCAAAGTCGTTGGAATTACAACGATCAAGATGATGTTATACAAGTAGCAGAAAATTTTGATACACATGATTTACCTTTGGATGTTATGTGGCTCGATATCGAGTACACCgacagtaaaaaatattttacttggGACGGACGAAAATTTCCAAATCCTATTGAAATGGTGCATAATTTAACTGCAAAAGGTAGAAAATTGGTTGTAATTATTGATCCGCATATTAAACGTGATCCTGGTTACTTTTTGCATAATGATGCCACAAAAATGGGTTATTACATTAAAACAAGAGATGGAAAAGACTACGAGGGTTGGTGTTGGCCAGGATCATCTTCGTATTTGGACTTTTTCGATCCGGCGGTACGAGAATATTATATCAGTCAATATAGTTTAGATAAATTCCATGGTACCACTAATGATGTGTACATCTGGAATGATATGAACGAACCAAGCGTATTTAATGGTCCCGAAGTAACTATGCCTAAAGATGTAATCCATTATGGTGGTTGGGAGCATAGAAGTGTTCACAATATTAATGGACTTCTTTTGTCTATGGCTACGTATGAAGCTTTATTTAGAAGATCAGAAGGCACACTACGGCCATTTACACTTGTGAGATCTTTCTTCGCTggttcacaacgttatacagctATGTGGACTGGCGATAATACAGGCGATTGGGATCACCTACGTGTAAGTTATCCAATGTGCCTCTCTTTAGCCGTTTCTGGAATGTCATTCTGTGGAGCAGATGTTGCTGGTTTCTTCAAAAATCCAGACTCTGAACTGTTCATTAGATGGAATCAAGCTGGTGCCTGGCTTCCTTTTTATCGTCAGCATTCTCATATTGAAACTAAACGGCGCGAACCTTGGTTATTTAACGAAGAAACTCTTCAAATTGTCAAAGAGGCTTTTAGAATGAGATATTCATATCTACCATTATGGTATACACTTTTCCGAGAACATGAAGTAAATGGCACTCCGGTAGTGCGACCTTTATGGGCTCATTATCCAAGTGAAACTGAGACATATGCTATCgatgatgaaatattaatcgGTGACTCTATACTTGTACGCCCGGTCTTTCAACCATCAGTTACAGATGTCAACGTATATTTCCCTGGAGAAGGCACAGTAATTTGGTATGACGTTGATACCATGCAACCATATTATCGGCCAGGTTTAGTTAATATTCCGGTGACTCTTCATAAAATTCCGGTATTCCAAAGAGGCGGCTCTATCGTTCCACGTAAAATGAGAATACGTCGTAGTACAGTCGCAATGAAAAATGATCCCTATACTTTGATAGTTACAACAGATTCTGCGGGTAAAGCTAATGGCACATTGTACATCGATGACGAAGCTAGCTTTGAATATCGTCATggaaaatacttatatttaaGACTCAgttttgaaagaaataaattaacgtCTACATTTATCGACAAATCATCTTCATATCAGACAGAAAGCTGGTTGGAAAGGGTAGATATTGCAAATCCACCTAAAGGTGTTAAATCTGCTATATTAAATTCACGCA GTATGGCAAAGGTTAATTTGGAGACTAAATACAATCCAAACAATAATGTATTAACCGTGCGTAAGCCAGGTGTAAATATGGGAGAAGAATGGTCTATCGAACTGATCCATTAG